Within Cercospora beticola chromosome 6, complete sequence, the genomic segment GGTGTCTCTGGCTCGGAAGCATGGCATGACTATGCTCGTTCGACAAGTCCTTGCTACCCCTCGACTCTGCGATATGGCTCGATTGCCATACAATAGTAATACGGAAGATAATGCAGAGGAAGAGATCCAGCCGTTCAAATTACTGGATGAAGTTGTTCGGGACCGAATTCGTGAGGTTGTACAGGCTGATGACCGTCTTGACTGGGGGACAGTAGAAGATGCCTATCCTCTCACAGACCGGCAGGCCCATTATCTCCGTCTGTGTCTTGCCACTCCCGGTGGTGGCTGTACCCAATTCTGCTTCTCTCTCGAGCGTGCCTGTGGCGAACTGAGTATCTCGTTGGTGCAGAGTGCTGTACGTGAAGTCTGTCGGGCTCACGAAGTGCTACGAATAATCTTGGTCGAGTGTTCCGGAGGAGAGTACTATCAGATAGTAACGAGCCAGAATGCGATCTCACCGGAGCCATGCTCAGTCTATACGGAGAGTCTGAAAGAGGGGCAAGAGATGGAGGCCGTGGCACTGCATCAGCCACTGGGAATGCCAACGTCTCGCTTCGCTATCTTCAGCGAAGGAGGTAGACCGAAGTTGCTGATTTTCACAGCAAATCATGCAGTCTACGATGGATGGTCGCTACAGAATCTGGCACGAGGACTCAAACGTGCCTTGAGCTGCGGTTCTGATCCACCAGTCGTTCCTGATCCCGACTATCGTATGCGGCAAGTAGTcagtcgagctcttcgaTGCCGTGCATCTTCCTTGTCGGCAGACTTTTGGACACAGCATTTGGCCCCCGCCAGTCCGCTGGCTTTGCACAGGCACGATCCAGATCATCATCCACTTCCGGTGACCACAAGTTTGCTCTCCTCCACATGGGCCATGCCGCCTTCGCAATCCACAAGCATTTATACATTGTCTACTCTCATTCACGCCGCTCTTGCGCTGGCAACACGAGACATCACCGGTTCCACGGGTCCCATGATCGAGACAATATCTACTGGGCGAAGTTCAGGTGCAGTGGGGATTACCGAATTCATCGGCCCGGCCATTGCACTTGTACCGCTGTGCGTCCCACTTCAAGATGACCAAGGTGTCGATTTGCCTCTCGAAGATGTGTTGAAACGAATTCAACTCTTCCTCCACGCCGAATGCACTCGTCACGAGCACTACGGCATGAAAGAGATAGCCGCTTTGAGTGAGCACGCGAAGAATGCGTGCAAAGCTGCCACGACCCTTTATGTCCATCCGACATCTTTTTTGATGGATGTGGATGATAACGAGCAGAATAACGATGGCGCTCAAGCGACGGATGCAGTAAGAGACAACCTTGAGGGCCTTCCACTTCGGCATGCTCGTTTGATTGGCAACGAGGGGCGACCACTTGTCGTTGAATGTACTCCGCACGGGGTGGCCGGAACGATCAAGGTCGAAATTCGGTTTGATCCGAGCTACTTCACAGAGTGTCGTGCTCAAAAACTGGCGGAGAGCCTTCAAACAGCGTTTGAGCGGTGCGCTCAAGCCAGTGGGTTGTGATTCATCTCCAGAGTTGAATGGTGTGGCTCCAATACGAAATGGTGGACGCAACGAATTACTTTCGGTAGAGGACTGCAGCGGCGTATCGACCAGCAGGCAAACTCGAATCGGCCCTTTCGGGGCAGCAGGCATCCACGTGGTTGTACAATCCCCCTGCGTTAGTATTGATCTCAGCGTCACTTGGTGTCTGCTCCGTCATTATAGCCTGTAGGCAGGGATGGTAGTATGCTTACATGTCGGCTCTATGGCAACCACCATGCTAAGTAACACTTCCCACAATTGCTGCTACCTGTCAACGAGTCCGGACTGGCAACATTGAAACCGCAACCGGTCCACGAATTATGATGAGTTGTAGGTATTGCACCCAACAATAGATACAATATTTTCTATTGAGAGGGAACTTCCGGCACAGCTTCACCTCCCTTATACTATGCTTGCCACCGACAGGCAGCTCcgacttagagttatttgtTCAAGCAGCACGCTCGCTGTTAGAAGTTATAGTAAATGCTGCTGAGTAAAGCTTTTGTTTTACGGGCGATCACGTTCCCTTTCTGTTGCTAGAGCCTCTAATATAGTGGCAGAGACTAATAGGGACAGCGGACTTGGGGCTATTGAAGTTTTCACTTATTCAGAGGAAGAATTGACTGAACCGGAACTAGCTTCTTATCGTCGCCTTGATTGTGGTCCTACCCGGCTGCAAAGGTGAGAGTTGGTAAAAGAGAATCAAAAAGCCCAATGTTCGAGAAGTCGCGCACGGAGTCCGCACGGAAATTGTACTTGCCGTTGCAGTCACAATGCTTGCTGGTGAGAGGCAATTTCCGTCCTCCCTTCACTTCCCTCACGTTATGGTTGCCATTAGCAGGGACTCGGGAGCTCCCCACTGTGCTTTACCTCCCACACGCTATGTTTGCCATTGGCAGGGAACTCTTGATTAAGCTTCACCTCCCTCACGCCATGTTTCTATTAGGAGGGAGCTCTTGATCAAGCTTCATCTTTCTCACACTATGCTTGCCAATAAGAGATAGCTTCCTACTCAGCGTTATCTACCAAACCTGCTAGCTGTTATCAGGTCCTCCGGAGTAGTGGTAGATATTAAAGAGACAGCCGGCGTAGGGCTGTCAAAACTTTACTTATCAAGGGAAGAATCGACTGAACTTAAGCCAGCTTCTTATCGTGGCTTTGATACGTGATGCTACCAAGATCCTCTGCCAATAACATAATGAAATGACATTCTTCCACGGCCCAACAACATGTGAATAACTGGTTCATACCTTCGGCGTTGCAGCAGGTTCGCCGAAAGGTGACCAGAGGTCATTCGCCCCGGCCATGTACTTCCGCTTCCGTGGCTTTTCTGCAAGTCCAATGTCCACGCCATTTGCTGCTGTCCCATCGGTCATCAGCCTCTGCAATTGCATGTCGAGAGATGCTTTCAGTGGGCTATCACTGTCCCAGAAGTCGCTGGCTTTGATTGCCATTGCCTGTATCTCCGACCAAGGGAGGTCGATGTTTGCGAGGTGGAGTATCGGTTTTGAATCTTTCAGCAAACGCTCGTAGTCTGATCGTGGTGTTGTCCGAGTGCATGAGTTACACCGCGACGCTTGAAACGCACCAGCGGTGGTCCTTGCCATGGTACGCCCCAGTCCTCTTCCGTGTCGTCGCTGCAGATTCTCGGTACCTCAGAGTTGTCGACGCGTCCATTCCGTTCAAATGGTAAACGCATCGAAGTTTCGACAACAGCCTGGGGTAAGCTTCCAGCGTCGGCATCCTATTACGAGGTCAGTCTCTCACCTGCAATCGAGGATCTGTGGTTTGCTTACTGGTCCGATAGTACGACGGCGTTTGGTTGGAGGGAGAGGCGCTTCGTCAGATGCAAGGGTATTGTCGGCGTCCTGTCGAGCATTTTCCCACCCGCCTCCCCTCTCTCGGACAGTGACACCGCGTGGCACCTTGCGCTTAGCGTCACTTATCCACGACGGCTCGAGTATCGTTCGCTGGACCTGGTCCGGCCATGGCTCCTCTGTCTGTTGTGTGGAGAGATATTTGATGTGTGCCTTCGTCGTTCGCTCTTTGTGACCCCAGTACGTGGTCGCAGCCGTATAACGCATTGGACTTGGCTTATGACCTCTGAAATGCTGCTCGCACCAGCCCATTCGAGGAGGAGCACGTTCAGGTGGTGCGTCCGCGCCATAGATGCACTCTGGACTCAGTTGTGGGAGCGACGTGTGGTTGCCAACTTTCTCTTGCTTGTCCTTGGGCTGCGCGTTGTAGGCCCTCTCTCGATGCTTCCACATCTTTCGTTCTACCATTGACCACGATCGCGGGGTATGGTAGATTTCGTATTTTTCGTGAAAGAATGAGGTGTGCTCACGGCCGTCGGCTGTCTTCATCACATGCCATGGCAAATCCGGTCGAGAACGTGCGTACTCCGGTGTGAGCGTAGCAGCTCACTTGCCATGGTTCGAGCCGACCCATACGTGCTCCTTTATGAGAGGATGTTTGAAGTGGCGGTCTTGTGACAGAAACTGATTGTGTCAGTAGAGCCGTGCACAGCGACAGGAGCCAACATTACCCATTCTTCGAATGAGAGGTCCTTCGCAACGAACTCCACCTTAGATGATTTTTTCCTCGTTGTGTCAAGCGGGTCGAGGctcagcagaagctgtggaTGAGGCTCTGAAAGCTTGGGTGCGCTGGGTACCCATCGCAATGCCTAAGACGAtgcgtcgtcttcttctgtaACGTAGTACCCCATCGTGACCGCGTGGTGCAGATCAGCGAAGAGAAGATCACCAGCAAAGAAGAGCGCAGTAGTGAGCCAGGTAAAGATGGGTAGAAACATGAGTTCAAGCCAGTCGACGTCGTGCAACAGCAAGTGCGTGGCAGCTTGCCGCGGAAAGGAGGCACGACTCCAACAAAGTAAGGACGCGACGGACCCACATTGTTCAGGAGGCAACTGCAAACCGCGGGTCACTGCGGATAGACATGTAACGAGCTGCTCGACTGCTTATACCAGATGACTGAGGATTGATCTGCGCGGTCTGGAGTAGGTAGTTCAGCTTGCGTTTTGGTAATCATGTTGGCGCTCGCGACGTGTGGTTGTGAACTCTCTCTTGCTTGCTTGTCCTTAGGCTGTGTATTGTAGGCCATCTCTCAATGCTTCAACAACTTCCGTTCCACTATTGGACGCGATCGTGGGTTATGGTACATCTCGTCATCGTGGCCACCTCCGAATGCAAACAGCTCTGAGTGCAACCGACTAGCCAGATCggctctcgatccatgaCAAGCTTGGGTAACTCGCTTAGCAACCTGCGGTTGCACTCAAAGGTagttgcactcagaggtagcTACGGTTATTTGTCGTATGAACTATGTTGAGCTGCGAACGTTGTACCAAATGAAAGATAGAACAAAACATCCGACGTAATGCCGTTCGTCGATGTTTAAAGTCGTGCTCAACCACTGTTCTCTCTAAGCCACCGCTCCACTACACGACGGACTTGTTGACATCTGCGCTCCTTCTCTTCGTACGATTGCACCATGAAATGAATGTATCGTGCTGCACGATCCAAGATTGCACCCTTGGTATTTGCTTGACTTCTTCCCGTCTGGTCCTCCCGATCGAAGTAATCTGGTATTCGGTTCTGCAGCTCTTGTATCTTTTCGTTGACAGTGGATCGGTATCGTCTCTCTACCGCTGCGTGTGGTCGATTCGAATAGATTGTCTTCTTGCCGTGCGTCTGGTGCGACTGCTTACCATCGGTATGGCTGTACTCAGGTGTCGCGAGCTGTCTTACTGGTGACTCTGGCATTTCCGGCGTCATCTCGTAGTCcgaatcgtcatcatcatcttcatcatcatatTTATCGTATGCACATTCAGCGTGCGTGAAACTTCTGCCGGAGCGGCTGGcttgaggaagagcagcgatAGCATAGGCCTGCTTGGAGAAGGCTCCCCCATCTGTCTCTTTGTCAGTGAATGCAAATGTAGACATAGTTGCACGAGTTTAGTATTGTGAGCGACTCATCTACCTCTGCATGTTTGGAACGACTCACTTCGTTCCTCGGTGGAAGTATCTGGGCTCCGAGACTTTGACTTTGCTGTTTGTAACAAACGCTCAAGAAGCGCTACCTCTTCCCCAGTTATGTTCACTGTTGGAGAGCCCGATGTGCGTTGTGTTGTAGCCATTATCATTCCTCTCAATGTCGTGGGTCCTGATTTGAACCTTCAGCAGTAGCAACGAGCCAGTAATACTTGCTTTTTGCTGGAGGTATTACTGTCGAGATCCCAGTAAGGAGCAAGGGATCCTGCACCTTTCTTCCGGCGTGTTCGTTTCTCAATGCACTGTATTGAGGTCATCCGCAGTCGCAGTTCTGATcgagaatggcaagaagcgaTTTTATGCGTTGTCTTGTCGACGAAGACCATCTTCCACATTGCCATATGTCGAGCGAGGAAGATACAGATCGAATTGCCGCGGTCACGGAAGCCGAGCCTTCGGGCTCACGTCAAGAAAGTGAATAGGCTCAGGCCTCCGCGCATCAGCCGCAGATTCTCCCGTAACAAGGTCCACCTGATCCCTGAGGCTTTCGGGCATCACGATTCTCGCGTTGAACCCGAAATCATGTATCTGTGGAATAATAATACTGTTGTTTCCATCTATTGACCGCTTGGCACCTGATCGGACGAATGTCTAGGGGTTCAATCTTAGTAGACTGCCCAGGTTGTCCCTAAGTACAATGTAAAGTAATCATGGGTGGACGAGATTACCCGCTGCTGAAAATCTGATCCATTTTTGCCGAAACATTCAGTCACCTTTAACGGCGCTCTCTTCGTCTTTAGGTTTCTCATCTTTGGTGATCTTCGCCCAAGGCATCAGAAGTGATCCTATGAGAGTCAGGCATGTCAGTCCTAGAGCCAGATACCAGGCTCCTGTAATAGCCTCGTTAAATACTGAGACGAGCTTTCGCAGATCTTCGCCACTGAAAGACGATTTGATCTCGTTGAGGCCCATGTCGGGAATTCCACTAGTATCTCGTTCAGGGAAAAGCCGACGCAGGTCTCTAGCCAGTCCATTCGCAAAAATAGTCTGTCCAACAGATACAAAGATCGCCGGACCGAACATTTGCGCGAAAAGTACAACAGCTATGCCTAGCGGGACGTCTTCTTTCTTCAAAGTCGTCTGCACTGCGTTCAAGGGACCTTGGAAGCCGATGCCGGTCGAAAAGCCTACCATGGCGAGGAAGATTATCAGCTGAGCCAAAGACGTTCTCGGACCCCACGTCGTGATCAAGCCAGCAGATACCGGCATTAAGATCGAACCCGCCAGCGAGAAAGGAGTGTAGTAGCCAAAGTAGCTAGCTCTGAAGCAAACTTCAGGTCAGTAAAAGTATCGTTCGTCGAAAAGAACGCAGTAAACACTGACCCTGCACCTTGAATCAGAAATCCAGCAAGTGTTGCGATGAGGCTTGGCAGCATCAGAAAGCCCGATTTTTGAGGGCTGAAGTCGTGCACGATCTGGTAATAGGTTGGAACATAGTACTCTACGATACTGAGGGACGAAACGCAACCCAGAGAGAAAATGAGGCCACTGTAGACGTTTCGATTCTTGATAAGACGTGGGGGCAGAATACCCTTCTCTCCGGTCCGGGCTGCGTGGAAGGCGAAAATTGCTTGCAGGGACCCAAATAGAACGAAGAGGGTGATGATTGTAGGGCTGTTCCAAGCACGAGTGACTCCGCCCCAGttgatggcgaggaagagaGCCACAAGGCCGCCAGTCATGAGGACCATTCCGATGACGTCCATCTCTCGAAGTAATCCGGAAAATGTCAGTGCCCGATCATCTTCTTGTGATTTCGGAATGCagggcaagaagaggaaCATAGAGACCAGAGCAGCAACACAAATAGGAATGTTGATCCAAAAACACCATCGCCACGTTGTGTGCTGGACTATTACTCCTCCTACAGTCACCCTGTCAGCCATCTTGCATGCAAAAGCTCAAAGAGTGTGACACAACAAACCAATGACGGGACCCAAAATACCGGATAACATCTCAATTGACCCAAAGATACCTCCAAGCATGGGACGGAGTTGAggcgccaccacctccatgATCAAGTTGAAGAATCCAGCAGAACCGCCAGCAATTCCTACTCCAGCAAGAGTCCGGCCAACGATGAACATTGGCGAGGTCTGAGCTGCAGCGCATAGCAGAGACCCAACCATGAACGCGAAATTAGACGTCATGAAAACATATTTCGTCGGAAAATGTTTGTAGAGCTTCCCGAACGGAAATTGCATTGCGCAGGCGGCCAGGCGATAAGATGTTAGGTACCATCCCACGTCTGCGGTAATGTTGAATTCGTCAGTGATGGTTGGAACTCCAGTTGCCAGAATTGTGCTATCGATGCCACcaacaagaaggacaaggatCAGTGCCGCGAATGCCAGCGCAAGCTTCCAACCGCCGGGGTATTGCTGGCTCGTCCCCACTTCGTCCTCTGATGGATCTGCTTTTGCACTCTTGTCCCCAGCGAGACTGTCAGTTTTCCCTTTGCTGGAATTACCGTCGTCTCTCTTCTCGCTGAAGTCATCATCACTCTTGTCCAGAGATACTGGCGTCGTGGCTTGTCCTGTCTTCTGATCGGTTCCATGTTCCACCTTGGTGTCGATCCTGTTATGAGCGCCAGACTTGGCAGGGTTCTTTGCGGAGATCATGGTGAGAGCTTTCAAGCGCTGCGTAGTGTCCCGTCGAAGTATTGAGTTTCATGGACGGTTTTGAGGGCACAACAGAGAAGAGCCTTGTCAGACGACGATACCAGCTCTATTGGGCAATGTTGTCATTGCGGTGGATGGCACCATGGGTGGGATCATCGAGTGAACGAAAGCAATTGAGTCATGCGTGATGATCTTGAGCAGAGCAGCTCAGCAGTGTCTGGGGTAATGCGGCCTGATCCCGACCGAGCAGCGATTGCGGCTGCCGATCAGTGGTTTCCCGGAGCTCAGGGTAAACATGGTTTGCGAGAGTGCGGTGGGCTGTGGTTCTCTCTCACTGTCTCCATCAAATGCGTCGTCGTCGAATCCCCGAATCGTACGGAGAGCGATTCTGCCTGTTACGGAGCACGATTTCTTGACAGATTCTGCATACACAGCCAATCAGCATGTCACCAAACGCGTCACTTAATCGTTCGAGTCATGCTCCGTAGGCGCGGACGCTGAGTATAATGTGTCGCCGAGCAGGggcaatgcaatgcaatgacgaagatgagtgATCGTGAGCATGGGTACGCAGCAGATGCGGCCGTCAGGACTAAATGCGAGAAGCAAATGCTCAAAATGATGTTGTAAACAGCTAAGTCTACATGGAAATGAATCCCAACGAGTTCTCAGATCTGGGCTTATCAAACGACTCTGTATTCAATGACTGTCAGGTGAACACTCCACCATCATCGTGCTCACGCTGAGTTGTTTCGCAGTCTCCGTGGACAATCTGTTCACGCTCACGCCCACGTCCGAAGTGAATCCTCAGAGCGGAGATGGCGCGACCAGTCAATTGCCTATTGAGCCACAGTTTCCCCAGAACGGAACTGCTCCCCAAGATCCGGCGGCAGACAGCTTGGCAACGATACTCGATACggtcgacgaagaagcaatTTTCGAATACTTGAAAACACGTGCTGGAGCACGACCGGCATCACGACGACGATTGAGAGACGTGGAGGACAAGCCATCCCAGGTACAAAGGAAAGCTTACCATAAATTCAGTTACGAAGAACTGACAGCAGGACAGAGCGCATCACAGGTACCTCCAAAGCGACGGAACAGTCGGCTCAGAGAGGGAGTGACCGAGCCTACGCCAAGTCGACCGCATTACGCAGTCGAGAAGCGCTATCGATCAGCGTTGAATACAAAATATGCTAAATTGACCGATGCGGTACTCCAAGACTCTACTCAGCGTATCTGCCAGGCGGCAAATCCGGAATGGAACATGCAGGCACTGGAGGGTGGGAACCGCTTGAACAAGAAAGCCACGCTTTCCGCGGCCCTTGATACAATTGACGTTCTGGTTGAGTGCTGTGAGCGCAAGGCTGGTGAGCTTGAGGACCTTGAGAAAGGCCGACAGGCGATATCCGCTCGGGCACGAGAACTGGTGGGTCAAGATATTAATTCGGCAATGTAGATCTGTGCTGTGTATCAAAAATGCTTCAAGTGTATATTTGTACCTCTATGAAAGACCGATATCCTCGTTTCCGCCTTTGTGATTGTCCTCCATAGCTTCCACAGCTTCTGCAGCGTCACTAAGCCCAAGCGTGTGACTGTCTACTCTGTTCATACATTGGACGATAGACGGCTCGGGCTGTATTGGCGCTGGTTCCAGAACGATTGACGGCTGTGCGATGATCTCGACATGTTCCGCAGGGGCGTCCCTCTGGACTACTGTTTGTTCAACGTTCGTGGGCTGGGAAACTTCGTTGCTCTCGTCACGAATCGCTTCCTGCAGCATCGTTGTCGTCGTTCTGTCAGGTTCAGGATCGTTGCCTGGGTCAATCGATGGGACCGGCTCAGTTATCTGGTCTGTATCATGATCGCTTGACAAAACCTTACACCCGCTGCCACCCTCACCCACTGTGGACGGGCTTCCGTGATCAGCATTTGCTCCCGAGTCCACTCCTCTCGCGTCTTCCAAGCCAGACATATCCATATCATCCTCAATCATCCGATCTTCCACCCGTTCCGTGAGCCGTTGATCTTTGGAGGTCTCCTCGTcagcatcttcatcatccagt encodes:
- a CDS encoding uncharacterized protein (antiSMASH:Cluster_1~SMCOG1005:Drug resistance transporter, EmrB/QacA) — protein: MISAKNPAKSGAHNRIDTKVEHGTDQKTGQATTPVSLDKSDDDFSEKRDDGNSSKGKTDSLAGDKSAKADPSEDEVGTSQQYPGGWKLALAFAALILVLLVGGIDSTILATGVPTITDEFNITADVGWYLTSYRLAACAMQFPFGKLYKHFPTKYVFMTSNFAFMVGSLLCAAAQTSPMFIVGRTLAGVGIAGGSAGFFNLIMEVVAPQLRPMLGGIFGSIEMLSGILGPVIGGVIVQHTTWRWCFWINIPICVAALVSMFLFLPCIPKSQEDDRALTFSGLLREMDVIGMVLMTGGLVALFLAINWGGVTRAWNSPTIITLFVLFGSLQAIFAFHAARTGEKGILPPRLIKNRNVYSGLIFSLGCVSSLSIVEYYVPTYYQIVHDFSPQKSGFLMLPSLIATLAGFLIQGAGASYFGYYTPFSLAGSILMPVSAGLITTWGPRTSLAQLIIFLAMVGFSTGIGFQGPLNAVQTTLKKEDVPLGIAVVLFAQMFGPAIFVSVGQTIFANGLARDLRRLFPERDTSGIPDMGLNEIKSSFSGEDLRKLVSVFNEAITGAWYLALGLTCLTLIGSLLMPWAKITKDEKPKDEESAVKGD
- a CDS encoding uncharacterized protein (antiSMASH:Cluster_1), with product MSTFAFTDKETDGGAFSKQAYAIAALPQASRSGRSFTHAECAYDKYDDEDDDDDSDYEMTPEMPESPVRQLATPEYSHTDGKQSHQTHGKKTIYSNRPHAAVERRYRSTVNEKIQELQNRIPDYFDREDQTGRSQANTKGAILDRAARYIHFMVQSYEEKERRCQQVRRVVERWLRENSG
- a CDS encoding uncharacterized protein (antiSMASH:Cluster_1), producing the protein MWKHRERAYNAQPKDKQEKVGNHTSLPQLSPECIYGADAPPERAPPRMGWCEQHFRGHKPSPMRYTAATTYWGHKERTTKAHIKYLSTQQTEEPWPDQVQRTILEPSWISDAKRKVPRGVTVRERGGGWENARQDADNTLASDEAPLPPTKRRRTIGPDADAGSLPQAVVETSMRLPFERNGRVDNSEVPRICSDDTEEDWGVPWQGPPLVRFKRRGVTHALGQHHDQTTSVC
- a CDS encoding uncharacterized protein (antiSMASH:Cluster_1) — its product is MAIKASDFWDSDSPLKASLDMQLQRLMTDGTAANGVDIGLAEKPRKRKYMAGANDLWSPFGEPAATPKV
- a CDS encoding uncharacterized protein (antiSMASH:Cluster_1), yielding MEMNPNEFSDLGLSNDSVFNDFSVDNLFTLTPTSEVNPQSGDGATSQLPIEPQFPQNGTAPQDPAADSLATILDTVDEEAIFEYLKTRAGARPASRRRLRDVEDKPSQVQRKAYHKFSYEELTAGQSASQVPPKRRNSRLREGVTEPTPSRPHYAVEKRYRSALNTKYAKLTDAVLQDSTQRICQAANPEWNMQALEGGNRLNKKATLSAALDTIDVLVECCERKAGELEDLEKGRQAISARARELVGQDINSAM